In a single window of the Gossypium hirsutum isolate 1008001.06 chromosome A13, Gossypium_hirsutum_v2.1, whole genome shotgun sequence genome:
- the LOC107895060 gene encoding uncharacterized protein produces the protein MGKLIEEKALDQKLNGHQHRDHDHARQKPGLNNNYNNKSLEEKVSEFLYNDFAESDGSCVNDATTDGYGSDGNESNDSIQHTLYWESQQALLQEILERYMLIGSKLRQEVNGIIEEAKETEFCSCINQYQTLSFDIGCINCLRKRVINLLCHKGLKATLCVSKWKHTKNYPAGSHEYIEVMASTQGRKKQIPLVIELEFRDQFEIAKACDEYMKLVDKLPLCYVGKTEYLNPIVGVMCDAAKRSMEEKKLHMGPWRKRSFMQMKWSGTSERRSLNDEPLRQLLHQSCSKSSKPAAAGIISKRKLDASC, from the exons ATGGGTAAGCTCATAGAAGAGAAGGCTCTTGATCAGAAATTGAATGGCCATCAGCATCGTGATCACGATCATGCTCGTCAAAAACCTGGgcttaataataattataataataaaagccTTGAAGAGAAAGTTTCAGAGTTTTTGTACAATGATTTTGCCGAATCAGATGGTAGTTGTGTTAATGATGCAACAACCGATGGCTATGGATCAGATGGTAATGAATCCAATGATTCTATCCAACACACCCTTTACTGGGAATCCCAGCAGGCCTTGCTTCAG GAAATACTAGAGCGTTATATGTTAATAGGTTCCAAGTTACGGCAAGAAGTTAATGGAATAATAGAGGAAGCCAAAGAGACGGAGTTTTGTAGCTGCATTAATCAATATCAAACCTTAAGCTTTGATATTGGTTGCATCAACTGCTTGCGCAAGAGAGTTATAAATCTGCTTTGTCACAAAGGCCTTAAGGCCACTCTCTGTGTTTCTAAGTGGAAACACACCAAAAACTATCCCGCAG GGTCACATGAATACATCGAGGTGATGGCAAGCACACAAGGGCGAAAGAAGCAAATCCCACTTGTAATCGAATTGGAATTCAGGGACCAATTCGAGATCGCGAAAGCATGCGACGAGTACATGAAACTGGTAGACAAATTACCGTTGTGTTACGTAGGCAAAACTGAGTACCTCAACCCTATCGTGGGAGTGATGTGCGATGCTGCCAAAAGGTCAATGGAGGAGAAGAAACTGCATATGGGTCCTTGGAGAAAGCGAAGCTTCATGCAGATGAAATGGTCTGGTACTTCCGAGCGACGATCCCTTAACGACGAACCCTTGAGGCAACTACTTCATCAATCCTGCTCAAAATCTTCCAAACCTGCTGCCGCAGGAATCATTTCCAAACGAAAACTTGACGCTTCTTGCTGA